CTTATTCCTTTCACTTCACTCAACGAGCTAGTAGCCTAAGAAGCCCAAGTGTTGGCCCGCACACccatctctataaatttattgtattgagaCCAAGATCCAGCCCAAGCCCATCAATAGGGCTCATCTTGGTTTTTGCATCCCTACAatttcattgaatttaattgtctttgaaaaaaatattatttgtgtcATTGGTCAATGCAACCATGTGTTTGAATATAATTGGagagtttaatatattttacataaagaactatatctaagttttgtcgtttattaatttatttgtttgttaaaagtatataaaatacAATTGTACTTATTACCTACAAAAgtgataattttaaaatattgtacaCAATAAATTCAGCTAAATaaacaatatttgtttttatttttaaaacaactaaACCAAACGGATATGTATCATATATacaaaaaacatagaaaaaggtttattttaaaattttaaaatctattaATCTATAGCACAATCCATGGTGCCTATGACCATGATAAAAAACTTCATGACAAAGAAAGGTCTCTCCTCACTTACATAACTGATTCATGATCCGATGCAAGTGATTTTTGGGCTTCATAGCTTAGGTCTTCTGCTATTTTAGCATACCTTATGTAAATGCACTAATGCTATAGACAATGCTTTTCTTAATATTCAGtttacaataatttataatCAACCATTTATATAAGGAAGCAGTGTCTTGGACACAATAGTTGAGTTGATAAGTTTTTACTATGATTCACATTTGAGTCTATCACTAACATTATTCTATTATCTATCATTAGTAACTTAACACATTAttaaatatgatatattttgtgaaaattattgttattCTAGATTACTATGCAATTTATTACCATTATATTTTGTTTGGTATATTTGTTTTCCCaatttattacatttatttagtttatatataacatttaaaaattttacatatttggATATGTTTATATGTGCAATTTATTACCATGATATTTTGtttggtatatttttttttcccaatttattacatttatttagtttatatataatatttcaaaattttatatatttatagattctagttagctcaactggtaaagtctctgatggttgtataagagatttggggttcaatccttGCCTATacaaaaaactaattggtgtcttggtctgataataaagaactatcaACAGGAATGGACgctataagttaaaactctctaaaaaaaaaaaaaaacatatttggaTATGTttatatttggaaaaaatttaaatacaatacCTTAGATGCAATGCATTAAGTTTCtcaattgaattcaaatacttggCTGGCCTGACCAATAagaatagtatatatatttttcaaagaataattaaattcaaaacaataAGTGCTTACCTAATAAGTACTTACCTTTATATTAGAACCTATTTTTGTTAAAGTCTTTAAGAGtgaatttcacacacatatatattttttttagaaagcacacatatatataattatataattatattaagttaaagtaaaatttatatcttatataaaaaataaaaaagaactcatatctctctttcttttgtatgTTCGTTtcttagaggaaaaaaaaattattatttatttatttttgttgagaagGCCAAAGGTATTTATATAAGTTTCACCCTGTATATTTTTACCTAGCTTATTATTTAATAcaaataaaccaataaaaataaagcaaaccAAAACCACATggttaaatgaaatatattccAGCCGTGGAAGTGGGAACACAATTAATAATTGTCCACAGACCCACTTTCGTCACACACAACACCATGTTTTCTAACTTTccataatctaaaataaattaatatacaTACATCCAagtgtatcattttttttatttttggtaatacAAGTGTATCATATTAtcctatatataaaagaaagtgTATCGTATAACTTACTTGGCCAAGGAGTTTAACAAGTCTTGAAAGTGGGTTTGAgaggatttttttatatatatatttaaacaaatacCCCCTTTGTTCTCATTCTCAACCCTCCTCCCTTGTTCAAGGAGATCATTATAttccaagagagagagagagagagagagatggaagaGACAAAGTCCAGATTCAATAggatttgtgttttttgtgggAGTAGTTCAGGGAAGAAAGCCAGTTACCAAGAAGCTGCTGTGGAACTTGGAAAGGAACTGGTAACGTTAAAATCTCTcccaccctctctctctctctctctctctctctctctcatggatTTTGTTAAGAGTTTTTCCCAGAAAGATCAGTACTTTATGGAAGTACATGCgtttttcaacacatttttgaACTTCTATTTCTTCTCTGATCCATTTTTGATTCAAAATGCCATCCGGGTTTTCTATCTCTATCATCTTTCCTTGTTTTGGTAAATTAGATTCAATGAAGGTGCATTGTCTTgggaccaaaaaagaaaaaaaaagttgttcatCAAGTTGGTGCAATTTTATGGCTTTCTGTCTTCCTGAATATTTGTGTGAAATAACTTCACATTAATTTTACCTCTTAATGCATTTATTTCTCTAACCATTTAATACTTTCCCACAAATTCTTTATTCCCAAGTGAGTGCACTGTACATTATCCAACTTTCCTTATAGAGCTAGAGAACTTGGCTTCGAATCCTCTTTCACTCAtttattgtaagaaaaaaaaaagtgggtgtGTTGAGCAAGCAAGCTTTCCAACGTGGGCTTATGATTGTTGAGGAATTAGGGAAaggtttagggtttatgtttggcatgagtgagagagagagagagaaggagaggttGAGATTGCTAGCTGTAACCTCACTGTCAGTTGAGCAGCCTTCTTGCATgaatgatctctctctctctctctgtagaGTCTCTATGAGTattatggttttttatttttaatttaaaccttgttaaaataataatctCCTGCTTTTTCCTGGGGAACCAAACGTGCTCCCTTGGTATCATGACTCTTTAAGCGTGTCACAAACCTTGGGTACCTCCACAACCATCAATGACCAAAAACCTCcatgatttttgtttatggGGGGTTTCCTTCAattatagtatttattattttattaggcgGTTTACATTTCAACCGAGGCTTATTATCACTATTAtcattatcttatttttattttatttttcatctactCCTATCTCACTTAGTACTAAATTAATGTTTGTTTTAATGATGGGTTTTGTGACATGTGTTAATGGGTCTGGTTTTCGATGTGTTTTGCAGGTGGAGAGAAGGATTGATTTGGTCTATGGAGGTGGGAGCGTGGGATTGATGGGTCTCGTCTCTCAGGCAGTTCATGATGGTGGGCGCCATGTTCTAGGGTttgtctccctctctctctctctctttttttgtcttGGTGTTCCAATGTCAAGTAAATAGGATTAAGGAGTTTAATCCTAGGAAACACGGAAATGAATACGACATAGTGATAGgagtaattttttgaaaaattataacataaaaccCTTTAAAACTTCAGCATAAGGAGAAAAAACCAAGACGcatgatatataaatataacagAACAGTACttgaaatgatttttattgTCAAAAGATGGGCATTATTTCTCTCCCCATAATTGCcactctttgttttctttgcaaGCTATTTGCTTTCTCTCAAATTCTTAAAAGCATGCACGTTTTCCCAATTTACTATGAATTGGGTTCTCCAACCACCTTGAGGCAGACATTATGGGATCAAATGCTGGGCCATATTATAAAATGGACATTCActtttcttgtcttttcttttcctttgaaCAAACTGGCCACATCTTGGAGGGTTGTATAACATAATAATACTCTGACCAAATGAAAATCATGGTTTCAATGCACAGAATGCTAGTTTGTCTTAGTGTACACTGAAGAATCTAACAAAAGTGTGTGTTTTTACTAATGTTTAGGAGGCTTTTTGATCAGTTGTATAAAGTTGTATGCCTTTTGGTCCTTGCAGTGTCAGTACACTCGGACTTAAAGTTAGAAAGATTGAGATAGAAAGGTATTAGAAAGTATGAGAAGTTGAGAACTTTTGGACACATTGATTTGAgaattgcttttgtttctttttaataaaagtgtCAATAACTTTTTCTCTAAAATGGACCATCGTGCTCATCTCAGTATCATTGGCCAATgctattctttatttttaagagGTGCACAGGTCAGTCTGAGTTTTTAAGTTgttccaaaataatatttagggtaatggttatttaaaaaataatattaataatgagaaatgctatgttgGAATGGTACTGATTTATGttgtgggtttctttttttcttttttttgcagaGTTATTCCAAGGAGTCTAATGCCTAGGGAGGTAAATTAATACAATCCTAGCAAATCTTTACATGTGCAATTTCTTCGGTCTTGATAGCAAATACAGCTTTGTCATTTATGGCAACAAAATTTAATTGGACAAGGCATGATGTGACTAACAAATCAAATGTTATCTTCATTTTCTATCTTCTTTAAAATCCAAGGCTTATGACGACACTAGTGACTAAGTACTGAGGTGTAATTGCTCATTTTGTGTGTGTTAATTAATATACCTTGGTATTGTgttatttttgcatttacttcCAAGCAATACTATTTTTAAATTGGTTTGAAATtcatatttattcaattatatTTATGTTGACATTGttattcaaaaatatattttttcctctatataatagagaaaaatataaattaatttaaatatatctctTGTGTGCTTTAGGTTAATATCGAATActcctacttttttttatttgataatttaattattatcgGTGGGGGAAAATGGATTCGAATCATCACTCTCCTTGTTAAGGAGATCAACCAATGTTGTTTAGTTACAAGACTCTAGAAAATATTCCtactttctctttaaaaaagTGATTTTCAGCATCTGAAGTTGGTGATATTGTGATATTAATATGACATGTTACCAATTGTTGCAGATAACTGGTGTAACAGTTGGAGAAGTGAGAGCTGTATCTGATATGCACCAAAGGAAAGCTGAGATGGCTCGTCAAGCTGATGCATTCATTGCGCTCCCTGGTATGTATGATTTTCTATTCACTTTTTTTAATGGAATCCTTGGTATGAATTGGTCCTCAAATCAGGGTGTGTAACATTTTTGGAATATAATATATAGTCTCAGTCACATGCTATATCTTATGTTAGAAGATTAATCATGTATATCACATTATCTCAGGTGGATACGGCACAATGGAAGAGTTGCTGGAAGTCATTACGTGGGCTCAACTTGGAATTCACCACAAACCCgtaagaaaaatttccttccgTTCCTCGTGTTATGAAAGgtcaagattttaaaaaaacctaCTTTGACCAAAGAATTTTCACCACAAAAGTACAATGAAGATATTGggtataatataataataagcTAATAATACAATTGTGGTCAAGTTAATGTTGAAACAAATacatctttttatatatatatatatatatatatatttgtttgcatTAAATAGCTCTTGTTGCTGCCTCCACATGATAACATGCTTTATGACTAACTTATTAATTTTCTAGATTCACATCTCTCCACGTTTCATGGTCCTATTATGCAAGCATGATTTGTCATGTTTCTTGAGTACACGACTGTTTATGGAGTGGCAAAGTTGAATTTGATTTTGGCCAATTCATGATCTCTTATTGAATAAATGGGgctatataagaaaaaaatctaGTTTACAAAATGGGAATCAATGCATGTGGTACTTAATTTGGATTCACATGGAAAAGATAGCACAAGATTTGGCATTTAGAAGAGTCATGGTTCTTCATGATTTGGAAATTTTAGTGGGGAAAGAAGATCTCCGTTTGAATGGGAAAAAAGGTTCTCATAGagtataaaaacaattaaaaaaaaaaaagaatgatagaATTGTTGGTCAAAAGAAGTAGTTTGTCTATGTTTTTGGTCACAAGATAGAAGATTGTTATTGTTAATATTATAGAGATGTTTCGAGTTGGATATTATAACCTATTCTCTCTCACTAATTTTAAGACAATATATTTGCAGGTGGGGCTTTTAAATGTAGATGGGTTTTATAATTCCTTGTTGTCTTTCATAGACAAGGCCGTTGATGAAGGCTTTATCTCGCCAACCGCACGTCGCATTATCGTGTCCGCACCAACTGCCAAACAATTGGTCATGGCACTTGAGGTAAATATAGCTGCTCTTCTCATCTGTAACACAACATTGTATGAGTAAACATCAGCAATAATGCCAAAAAGTGACACCTTTGAAGACTGAACAAAGCTTTCACACTTTGCAGACTAGTTACACGGAAGGGACACAGCTCGTGTCCAGTGCAGTCATGCACTGGACATGTGTCCAAATCTCAACGTGTCCAATGAACTAATGCACTGGACACAAGCTCCACCCATACTGAAAATAGATTGAGATCTAGTGCAATAATCTTTCAAGGATTGAGCATTAACGTGTCCAATGATCTCAGCTCTTAAATCAAATGTTTTAAAACCTTTAACTTTTTTACTACTACTTCTCACACCAACGCCTTAATGCACACAAAATCTCATATTCTCTATCCTTCTAGTGTTGGATCATACATAAGAATGACGTAAAAGGTTaaattactacaaattttactataaaataatacaaaaggGCATATAAATGTGATAGATTTCATTTCAAtaatgtaataataattttttgtgatgGGTGATAAATTAGCTAAGAATGACAATTAGTATTGAGGGTTGGTTaactttttctataaaaaaatatatattgcaaggaattttcacaaaaaataaaaaataccttTGGGTTTTTGTGgatgtatcattttttttcttttgttttgtaccAGGAATATGTTCCAGAGCATGATGAGATAACATCGAAGCTGGTTTGGGAAGGAGTGGATAGACTAAATTATGTGCCTGAATCAGGGGTTGCTACGTGATATCTGTTTGAATCAGAATCGTACCAGGCTTTTTGAGTTACGCAAACCTAGTATATACGGTTATACGGTTTACAAAACCGTACAAGCACACGTCTTTTGGgggtgtcttttttttttttttttttttttttggcatatatACAAGTCTGAAGGGAAAACGAAAATACTGTAACTCTTTTGTGGGACTCAAAGAATCAAATTAATTAAGGCCTTTTTTGCTTCTTATCTCATATAGTAGCCTGTATTTCTggtactactttttttttcgttcacatttttttttatcgttTTTGGTCTGTACTAATATTTAGttactttaataattttaggaaTCCAAATGGTACAACGCGAATATACCTTCTCTTAGAtcagttaaaaaatatttaaaattataataatgcTGAATATGTTGGGAagccacaatatatatatatatatatatatatatatatttatatgttactTATGGGGCAAATCATAATGCTTCTGAGTTCTGAGATAGAATTTACATGAGATCGAGGTAGCTAACTTGTACTTACAATATAGAATTTAAAAGTGCGTATATATGACGTGTTATGTTGACGAAAACATGTAACAACTAAGGTTGATGAGAACGTTTTAACAACAAAGAAGGTTCACATCATCTTTTACTTATAAGAAATTTGACAAGAAATTTGATAcccaaaagttaaaaataaaaaaataaataaaaagaaaagaaaaaacattatttaGCTTAGGTTGGGCaaatgtagagagagagagagagagagtagggaacacaataataatgaagaATGGACTTTAACGAAGACCGGGTGCATTTTACATTgtgtttttgttgaataatagGCAAAGCCAATTTCTTGGTTTCCATGCACAAGTTTATATTACGTTCAACATGTAATATAATTATTgattatataaaaagaattggttttttttttttttcatttatcactTACAAAATTTCTCACAAtactaatagttttttttttcctgccaaaagaaaattttaaaaattaaaattgatacaATCGTACATAAGATCAATCATTTTCACAAGAAAATTAATTGGATTAACTATTATCATTTATAAATATGTGTTAATAAAACTTGATAACAACTTAATTAGTAAATTTGCATCTAAGCAAGAAGAACAATTTTtaaacatacatatataaagagttaaataaatattttatttatttgatatttaaatattaagaaaacccacttaaaattatcGTATTAGGACTCAAAATGTATTCAATCAGCCCTGCACAAAtgacaaattatattattataaacaAACCCAATAGTCAAATTTTCAGTCATTTTTACTTTGTTCTACTCTCCTGGCCTCCTTCTCCTGTTATGGTTTCAATTCTCAATCCAATCACCTACAAGATTTACGGCTTTTAAGAAGTTTCTAAACTCTCAAGCGACTTTAATGTACGTATTGCTAGAGAAAGACCTCTTTATCCGGATATATAGttgtaaaaaaggaaaaaaaaaaatgtctatagTTGCAAATTGGTGTTAGACCAAAATAACAATAGATTAAAGCTATGCTTATGTCTCCCTCATTTCAAAAAGACTTTTTTGTAAAGCTTTTGGT
The DNA window shown above is from Quercus lobata isolate SW786 chromosome 7, ValleyOak3.0 Primary Assembly, whole genome shotgun sequence and carries:
- the LOC115953575 gene encoding cytokinin riboside 5'-monophosphate phosphoribohydrolase LOG7 isoform X1 gives rise to the protein MEETKSRFNRICVFCGSSSGKKASYQEAAVELGKELVERRIDLVYGGGSVGLMGLVSQAVHDGGRHVLGVIPRSLMPREITGVTVGEVRAVSDMHQRKAEMARQADAFIALPGGYGTMEELLEVITWAQLGIHHKPVGLLNVDGFYNSLLSFIDKAVDEGFISPTARRIIVSAPTAKQLVMALEEYVPEHDEITSKLVWEGVDRLNYVPESGVAT
- the LOC115953575 gene encoding cytokinin riboside 5'-monophosphate phosphoribohydrolase LOG7 isoform X2 is translated as MGLVSQAVHDGGRHVLGVIPRSLMPREITGVTVGEVRAVSDMHQRKAEMARQADAFIALPGGYGTMEELLEVITWAQLGIHHKPVGLLNVDGFYNSLLSFIDKAVDEGFISPTARRIIVSAPTAKQLVMALEEYVPEHDEITSKLVWEGVDRLNYVPESGVAT